One window of the Pseudarthrobacter sp. ATCC 49987 genome contains the following:
- a CDS encoding CPBP family intramembrane glutamic endopeptidase, whose translation MGTALRTPAPRPELYRFSRLDYLTAGLYVAVAAFFAVAGGLLVPLMLQLSPNPAVASYSVNLIFYGSIGILALAAARHVAARDLRVLATRPWFTLLMVPLAVVAMMILTAVLASITGTPQTSANQAGLQALMQQVPAWLMVPLLVIVGPFVEEYIFRHLLIGKLSRRVNLWVCCGLSVVLFAALHIVGQEDLTLPVLMPYLAMGAVLVFVYVWTGKNVMFSYFVHASKNLLAVIFIYAIPPDVMEQLQKVQG comes from the coding sequence ATGGGCACCGCTCTCCGCACACCAGCACCGCGGCCGGAACTGTACAGGTTCTCGCGGCTCGACTACCTCACGGCAGGCCTCTATGTAGCTGTCGCTGCTTTTTTCGCTGTGGCCGGCGGACTGCTGGTCCCGCTGATGCTCCAGTTGTCGCCTAACCCGGCGGTGGCGTCCTACTCCGTCAACCTGATCTTCTACGGCAGCATCGGGATCCTGGCCCTGGCCGCCGCCCGGCATGTCGCCGCGCGGGACCTCAGGGTCCTCGCAACACGGCCGTGGTTCACCCTGCTCATGGTCCCCCTCGCCGTTGTGGCCATGATGATCCTCACCGCGGTCCTCGCCTCAATCACCGGAACGCCGCAGACGTCCGCCAACCAGGCCGGCCTGCAGGCGCTCATGCAGCAGGTGCCGGCCTGGCTGATGGTGCCGCTGCTGGTGATCGTGGGGCCTTTTGTGGAGGAGTACATCTTCCGCCACCTCCTGATCGGCAAGCTCAGCCGGCGGGTCAACCTCTGGGTGTGCTGTGGCTTGTCCGTCGTGTTGTTCGCGGCCCTGCATATCGTCGGCCAGGAGGACCTGACCCTTCCGGTCCTCATGCCCTATCTCGCGATGGGCGCCGTCCTGGTGTTTGTCTACGTCTGGACCGGCAAGAATGTGATGTTCTCCTACTTCGTGCACGCCTCAAAAAACCTGCTGGCGGTCATCTTCATCTACGCCATCCCGCCGGATGTGATGGAGCAGCTGCAGAAGGTCCAGGGCTAG
- a CDS encoding ABC-F family ATP-binding cassette domain-containing protein, which produces MSEHLRLSGVSHGYGDRQLFAGVDIAITAGEHVAIVGENGAGKSTLLRILAGLEAPDEGTAVSQGRVGYLAQTLGLPDAFTVSNAIDAALESLREMEAELERLEDGLAGAEADELERYGNLQTQYQLREGYAAESRVEAALDRLGLGGLDRARTLGSLSGGEQERVALACVLADPADLLLLDEPTNHLDASGTSWLEARLAAHRGTVVVVSHDRVLLRKVASTVIEVDAERLTVNRYGNGYEGYLREKAAERQRWTQQYHGWLDSMAAERLQADTVAGTMGYARQRDNDKMGFDFKAGTWQKAATSKVRNAQERLRRLEANPIDRPPVPLKLATELRADVAAGPALEATGVTVPGRLEPTDLRVEAGQKILITGPNGAGKSTLLAVLAGTLEPAKGTVVRHGRIGYLQQELELPQRPGLRLLPAFAAGLGGNIDEHAEALLRLGLFRTSEFHVPVGSLSAGQQRRLALARLLLGGYGTMLVDEPTNHLAPVLVEQLEAALSDFAGTLVLVSHDRALGEWFSTCALQNSTGTRAGHGAKAGNGLRYAMRDGALA; this is translated from the coding sequence TTGAGCGAACATCTCCGCCTTTCGGGCGTATCCCATGGTTACGGGGACCGGCAGCTGTTTGCCGGCGTCGACATTGCCATCACAGCCGGTGAGCATGTGGCGATCGTCGGCGAAAACGGCGCGGGCAAATCCACGCTGCTCCGGATTTTGGCCGGGCTCGAGGCCCCGGACGAGGGCACCGCCGTCAGCCAGGGCCGCGTGGGCTATCTTGCCCAAACCCTGGGCCTGCCTGATGCGTTCACCGTGAGCAACGCGATCGATGCCGCGCTGGAATCGCTCCGCGAAATGGAGGCCGAGCTGGAGCGTCTGGAAGACGGGCTGGCTGGAGCGGAAGCAGATGAACTGGAACGCTACGGAAACCTGCAGACGCAGTACCAACTCAGGGAAGGCTATGCCGCGGAATCCCGGGTGGAGGCGGCGCTGGACCGGCTTGGCCTCGGCGGACTGGACCGGGCGCGGACCCTGGGCTCGCTCTCCGGCGGGGAGCAGGAACGCGTGGCACTGGCCTGCGTGCTGGCCGATCCCGCGGACCTCCTCCTCCTGGACGAACCCACAAACCACCTTGACGCCAGCGGCACGTCCTGGCTGGAGGCGCGGCTGGCCGCGCACCGCGGAACCGTGGTGGTGGTCTCCCACGACCGCGTCCTGTTGCGCAAAGTGGCATCAACAGTGATTGAAGTCGATGCCGAACGCCTTACGGTCAACCGGTACGGCAACGGCTACGAAGGCTACCTGCGGGAGAAGGCGGCCGAGCGCCAGCGCTGGACGCAGCAGTACCACGGGTGGCTGGACTCGATGGCGGCCGAACGGCTCCAGGCGGACACCGTCGCGGGGACGATGGGCTACGCCCGCCAGCGCGACAACGACAAGATGGGGTTCGACTTCAAAGCCGGCACGTGGCAAAAGGCAGCTACCAGCAAGGTCCGCAACGCCCAGGAACGTCTCCGCCGGCTGGAGGCAAACCCCATCGACCGGCCGCCGGTGCCCCTGAAACTGGCGACGGAGCTGCGGGCGGACGTTGCGGCGGGTCCCGCTCTCGAAGCGACGGGAGTGACGGTGCCCGGTCGCCTGGAACCGACGGACCTCAGGGTGGAGGCGGGCCAGAAGATCCTCATCACCGGTCCCAATGGTGCCGGCAAGTCCACGCTGCTCGCCGTCCTCGCGGGCACGCTGGAACCGGCCAAAGGCACTGTAGTGCGGCACGGCCGGATCGGATACCTGCAGCAGGAACTGGAGCTTCCGCAGCGCCCGGGGCTGCGCCTCTTGCCGGCTTTCGCCGCGGGCCTGGGCGGCAACATCGATGAGCACGCCGAGGCGCTGCTCCGGCTCGGGCTCTTCCGGACCAGCGAATTCCACGTCCCGGTGGGAAGCCTTTCCGCAGGGCAACAACGCAGGCTGGCGCTCGCCCGCCTCCTCCTGGGCGGGTACGGAACGATGCTCGTGGATGAGCCCACCAACCATCTGGCGCCCGTGCTGGTGGAACAGCTCGAAGCGGCCCTTTCGGACTTCGCAGGGACACTGGTCCTGGTCAGCCACGACCGCGCGCTCGGGGAGTGGTTCAGCACTTGCGCCCTTCAAAACAGCACCGGGACCCGCGCCGGGCACGGGGCCAAGGCCGGGAACGGGCTCCGGTACGCCATGCGCGACGGCGCCCTGGCCTAA
- a CDS encoding amino acid permease, giving the protein MPSNTPTELKSPTAQSAVVDSTLSAEGYQKSLSGRQVTMIAMGGAIGVGLFMGAGGRLASTGPALIFSYAIAGVIAYLLMRALGELIMYRQTSGSFVSYAGEMFGKKGAYLSGWMYFINWAMTGIAELIAIGLYFQFFFPNVPVELTAIAALLLLVGVNLLSVKAFGEFEFWASVLKVGAILIFLAVGTFMVVTNAQVGPGHASVNNLFAAEGGMFPKGALVMILVLNAVIFAYNGIELVGITAGEMQDPAKEVPKAIRAVVFRIVVFYVGSVTLLAMLLPSDQYVAGTSPFVTVFGQMGLGWMGDVMNMIVITAALSSCNSGLYSIGRVFRTMANNGHAPHWLTKMSKSHVPYAAILAIGGVYLVGILLNIWLGGSHAFDLALNSASIGVIFTWGAIFASQIALRKTKGKVSSLPAPGGTRASWAGLISLLVITVLIGFDTMTSKTGEVFHLGLWTLATIPFFALVLWLGWQKVKNNEPTNALFN; this is encoded by the coding sequence GTGCCATCAAATACCCCCACAGAACTTAAGAGCCCGACGGCGCAATCCGCCGTCGTCGACTCGACTCTCAGCGCCGAGGGCTACCAGAAATCCCTGAGCGGTCGCCAGGTCACCATGATCGCGATGGGCGGCGCCATCGGCGTCGGCCTGTTCATGGGTGCCGGCGGACGGCTGGCCTCCACCGGCCCCGCGCTCATCTTCTCCTACGCCATCGCCGGCGTCATCGCTTACCTGCTGATGCGCGCCCTGGGTGAGCTCATCATGTACCGCCAGACGTCGGGCTCCTTCGTCAGCTACGCCGGCGAAATGTTCGGCAAGAAGGGCGCATACCTGTCCGGCTGGATGTACTTCATCAACTGGGCGATGACCGGCATTGCCGAGCTCATCGCGATCGGTCTGTACTTCCAGTTCTTCTTCCCCAACGTGCCGGTGGAACTGACCGCGATCGCGGCGCTGCTGCTGCTGGTGGGCGTCAACCTCCTGAGCGTCAAGGCGTTCGGCGAATTCGAATTCTGGGCCTCCGTCCTCAAGGTCGGCGCCATCCTCATCTTCCTGGCCGTGGGCACCTTCATGGTGGTTACCAACGCCCAGGTGGGCCCCGGCCACGCGTCGGTCAACAACCTCTTCGCGGCCGAAGGCGGAATGTTCCCCAAGGGCGCGCTGGTCATGATCCTGGTCCTGAACGCCGTGATCTTCGCCTACAACGGCATTGAGCTCGTCGGCATCACCGCCGGTGAGATGCAGGATCCGGCCAAGGAAGTGCCCAAGGCGATCCGCGCCGTCGTTTTCCGCATCGTGGTCTTCTACGTCGGTTCCGTCACCCTCCTGGCCATGTTGCTTCCCTCGGACCAGTACGTGGCGGGCACCTCGCCGTTCGTCACCGTGTTCGGGCAGATGGGCCTCGGCTGGATGGGCGATGTCATGAACATGATCGTCATCACCGCCGCGCTGTCCTCCTGCAACTCGGGCCTCTACTCGATCGGCCGGGTCTTCCGCACCATGGCCAACAACGGGCATGCCCCGCATTGGCTGACCAAGATGTCCAAGAGCCACGTGCCGTACGCCGCCATCCTGGCCATCGGCGGCGTCTACCTCGTAGGCATCCTGCTCAACATCTGGCTCGGCGGCTCGCACGCCTTCGACCTCGCGCTGAACTCCGCATCGATCGGTGTGATCTTCACGTGGGGCGCCATCTTCGCCAGCCAGATCGCGCTGCGCAAGACCAAGGGCAAGGTCTCGTCCCTGCCCGCGCCGGGCGGAACCCGGGCCAGCTGGGCCGGCCTGATTTCCCTGCTCGTCATCACGGTGCTCATCGGTTTCGACACCATGACCAGCAAGACCGGTGAAGTGTTCCACCTCGGACTCTGGACCCTGGCGACCATCCCGTTCTTCGCGCTCGTGCTGTGGCTTGGCTGGCAGAAGGTCAAGAATAACGAACCGACGAACGCGCTCTTCAACTAG
- a CDS encoding CsbD family protein yields MGIGDKIQNEAEHLGGKAKEATGNATNNDELRAEGQKDQVVADAKKVGENVKDAFKKD; encoded by the coding sequence ATGGGTATCGGAGACAAGATTCAGAACGAAGCAGAGCACCTCGGTGGCAAGGCCAAGGAAGCTACTGGCAACGCCACGAACAACGACGAGCTTCGCGCCGAGGGCCAGAAGGACCAGGTTGTAGCCGACGCAAAGAAGGTCGGCGAGAACGTCAAGGACGCCTTCAAGAAGGACTAG
- a CDS encoding SRPBCC family protein, with protein MDHKTSLTQHVNAPADKVWAVISDIPGSAATLSGIDSIQMLSDGPYGEGTRWKETRTMMGRSETVEMWVSQADPPRSTTVKAVQGRADYTTRFALVDRDGGTDLTLTFGAEILNPSRMSKLAMALLGKLGMRITRKALAKDLAEIAARAESL; from the coding sequence ATGGACCACAAAACCAGCCTGACCCAGCATGTCAACGCGCCGGCGGACAAGGTGTGGGCCGTCATTTCCGACATCCCCGGTTCGGCCGCAACCCTGTCCGGCATTGATTCGATCCAGATGCTGTCCGACGGCCCGTACGGCGAGGGTACGCGCTGGAAGGAAACCCGCACCATGATGGGCCGGTCGGAAACGGTGGAAATGTGGGTGTCCCAGGCCGACCCGCCCCGGAGCACAACGGTGAAGGCGGTGCAGGGCCGGGCGGACTACACCACCCGCTTCGCGCTGGTCGATCGCGACGGCGGCACGGACCTGACGCTGACCTTCGGCGCCGAAATCCTGAATCCCTCCCGGATGAGCAAGCTGGCGATGGCGCTCCTTGGAAAACTGGGCATGCGCATCACCCGAAAGGCCCTCGCCAAGGACCTGGCGGAGATCGCAGCCCGGGCCGAGTCGCTCTGA
- a CDS encoding pentapeptide repeat-containing protein has translation MPKVTAPRLSPVRLADLRDDPSPDFQSGERYDGVRYSKASADGLELGGTDFAECDFQGVSFNETQLRGASFRDCILAELYAPVFMAARSTLRDVEIGNPRWGSAELYESGWQSVRIDGGKLDYVNLRGSRLTDVQISDCIINELDLGSCAATRVALKNCTIGTLDVSGARLKDFDIRGTDFRAISGLESLAGLVIDDYQLGLLAPLMASHLGVVVA, from the coding sequence ATGCCCAAAGTGACCGCGCCGAGGCTCAGCCCGGTCCGGCTGGCGGACCTGCGGGACGACCCGTCCCCGGATTTCCAGTCCGGCGAACGGTACGACGGCGTCCGGTACAGCAAGGCATCCGCTGACGGGCTTGAACTTGGCGGCACCGACTTCGCCGAGTGCGATTTCCAGGGTGTTTCCTTCAACGAGACGCAGCTGCGGGGCGCCTCCTTCCGGGACTGCATCCTGGCGGAGCTGTACGCGCCCGTGTTCATGGCGGCCCGGAGCACGCTGCGCGACGTCGAGATCGGCAACCCCCGCTGGGGTTCCGCGGAACTTTATGAAAGCGGCTGGCAGTCCGTGCGGATCGACGGCGGCAAGCTCGACTACGTGAACCTCCGCGGTTCCAGGCTCACGGACGTGCAGATTAGCGACTGCATCATCAACGAGCTGGACCTGGGCTCCTGTGCGGCGACGCGGGTGGCGCTGAAGAACTGCACGATCGGCACCCTCGACGTGTCCGGGGCCCGGCTCAAGGACTTTGACATCCGGGGCACGGACTTCCGCGCCATCAGCGGGCTCGAAAGTCTCGCAGGCCTCGTCATCGACGACTACCAGCTGGGCCTGCTGGCCCCGCTGATGGCGAGCCACCTCGGCGTCGTCGTCGCGTAA
- a CDS encoding thiolase family protein, whose amino-acid sequence MASAVAGPQAFLVGGARTAVGRYGGALSAVRPDDLAALVVREAVARAGLDPDSIDEVILGNANGAGEENRNVARMATVLAGLPLHIPGITVNRLCASGLSAIIMASQMIKSGAADIVIAGGVESMSRAPWVQEKPQTAFAKPGQIFDTSIGWRFVNPLFQRGELSRGGKMTYSMPETAEEVARVDGITREDADAFAVRSHERSLAAIAAGRFADEIVPVTVKTRKGETVVDTDEGPRAGTTMDVLSGLRPVVAGGSVVTAGNSSTLNDGASAIIVASEAAIERLGLTPRARIIDGASAGCEPEIMGIGPVPATRKVLARTGLSVGDLGAVELNEAFATQSLATMRRLGLDPEIVNRDGGAISLGHPLGSSGSRLAITLLGRMEREDARIGLATMCIGVGQGTAMLLERV is encoded by the coding sequence ATGGCATCAGCAGTTGCAGGACCACAGGCATTTCTCGTAGGCGGTGCCCGCACTGCGGTGGGCCGGTACGGCGGGGCACTTTCCGCGGTCCGCCCCGATGACCTGGCTGCCCTGGTGGTCCGCGAGGCTGTGGCCCGGGCCGGGCTGGACCCGGACAGCATCGACGAGGTCATCCTCGGTAACGCCAACGGCGCCGGCGAGGAGAACCGCAATGTCGCCCGGATGGCCACCGTCCTGGCCGGCCTGCCGCTGCACATCCCTGGCATCACCGTGAACCGGCTCTGCGCCTCCGGGCTGAGCGCCATCATCATGGCCAGCCAGATGATCAAGTCCGGGGCCGCGGACATCGTGATCGCCGGCGGCGTCGAATCCATGAGCCGCGCCCCCTGGGTCCAGGAGAAGCCGCAGACCGCCTTCGCGAAGCCGGGACAGATCTTCGATACCTCCATTGGGTGGCGCTTCGTGAACCCGCTATTCCAGAGGGGTGAGCTGTCCCGCGGCGGGAAGATGACCTACTCCATGCCGGAAACGGCCGAGGAAGTCGCCCGCGTGGACGGGATCACCCGTGAGGACGCCGACGCCTTTGCCGTCCGCTCCCACGAACGCTCCCTCGCGGCCATCGCCGCCGGCCGCTTCGCCGACGAGATCGTCCCGGTCACCGTCAAGACCCGCAAGGGCGAAACCGTCGTCGACACCGACGAGGGCCCCCGTGCCGGCACCACGATGGACGTCCTGTCGGGACTGCGCCCCGTCGTCGCCGGCGGCTCGGTGGTCACGGCCGGCAACTCCTCCACCCTCAACGACGGCGCCTCCGCCATCATCGTCGCCTCGGAGGCGGCCATCGAGCGGCTCGGCCTCACCCCGCGTGCCCGGATCATCGACGGTGCCTCCGCCGGCTGCGAACCCGAAATCATGGGCATCGGCCCCGTCCCGGCCACCCGGAAGGTGCTCGCACGGACCGGCCTGAGCGTCGGTGACCTCGGCGCCGTCGAACTCAACGAAGCCTTCGCCACCCAGTCGCTCGCGACGATGCGCCGGCTCGGCCTGGACCCCGAGATCGTAAACCGCGACGGCGGCGCGATCTCCCTGGGGCACCCGCTGGGTTCGTCCGGCTCACGGCTCGCGATCACCCTGCTGGGCCGGATGGAGCGCGAGGACGCCCGGATCGGCCTCGCCACCATGTGCATTGGCGTCGGCCAGGGCACCGCGATGCTGCTGGAACGCGTCTAG
- a CDS encoding enoyl-CoA hydratase/isomerase family protein: MAAATTGLNPQDFSTLKVEEREDRLVVLLNRPEVRNAIDQQMVDELHAVCAALEQTPKVLIIAGTEGIFASGADIGQLRERRRDDALRGINSTIFVRIAKLPMPVIAALDGFCLGGGAELAYAADFRIGTPSVRIGNPETGLGILAAAGASWRLKELVGEPVAKEILLAGTVLRADRALAVNLITEIHEAPDLMAAAHALADRIAGQDPLAVRITKSVFHAPAEAHPLIDELAQGILFESQAKFDRMQSFLDKKTAKKAAKSSAQQSATTSEQDPDRKKN; this comes from the coding sequence GTGGCCGCCGCGACGACGGGTCTCAACCCGCAGGATTTCAGCACGCTGAAGGTCGAGGAGCGCGAGGACCGGCTGGTGGTGCTCCTGAACCGGCCCGAGGTCCGCAACGCGATCGACCAGCAGATGGTCGACGAGCTGCACGCCGTCTGCGCTGCGCTGGAGCAGACCCCAAAGGTGCTGATTATTGCCGGCACGGAGGGCATCTTCGCTTCCGGCGCGGACATCGGCCAGCTGCGCGAACGCCGCCGCGACGACGCCCTGCGGGGCATCAACTCCACGATTTTCGTCCGGATCGCCAAGCTTCCGATGCCGGTCATTGCGGCCCTGGACGGTTTCTGCCTCGGCGGCGGGGCCGAACTGGCTTACGCTGCGGACTTCCGGATCGGTACACCCTCGGTGCGGATCGGCAACCCGGAAACCGGCCTGGGCATCCTGGCAGCCGCCGGTGCCAGCTGGCGGCTGAAGGAACTGGTGGGGGAGCCGGTGGCCAAGGAAATCCTGCTGGCCGGCACGGTGCTGCGCGCCGACCGGGCCCTCGCCGTGAACCTCATCACCGAGATCCACGAGGCCCCCGATCTGATGGCCGCCGCCCACGCCCTGGCCGACAGGATCGCCGGCCAGGACCCGCTCGCCGTCCGGATCACCAAGTCGGTGTTCCACGCCCCCGCCGAGGCACATCCCCTGATTGATGAGCTGGCGCAGGGAATCCTCTTTGAATCCCAGGCAAAATTCGACCGCATGCAGTCATTCTTGGATAAGAAAACAGCTAAGAAGGCTGCCAAGTCATCGGCCCAGCAGTCAGCCACGACGTCCGAGCAGGATCCAGACCGGAAGAAGAACTGA
- a CDS encoding 3-hydroxyacyl-CoA dehydrogenase family protein produces the protein MSNSTLPANLPDSVGVLGGGRMGAGIAHAFLINGANVLVVERDEEAAEAARERVESAAAKSIERGATDGNLDEMVSRLSVTVDYDDFKDRQLVIEAVPEDWDLKVASLRGIEERLADGAYVASNTSSISVNALARELARPQNFLGLHFFNPVPASTLIEVVLGEHTSEPLAQAARGWVEALGKTAVVVNDAPGFASSRLGVAIALEAMRMVEEGVASAEDIDNAMVLGYKHPTGPLRTTDIVGLDVRLGIAEYLASTLGERFAPPQILRDKVARGELGRKSGKGFFDWSK, from the coding sequence ATGAGCAACTCCACACTCCCCGCGAACCTTCCCGACTCTGTCGGGGTGCTGGGCGGCGGCCGGATGGGCGCCGGCATCGCGCATGCCTTCCTGATCAACGGTGCCAACGTCCTCGTCGTCGAGCGAGATGAGGAAGCAGCCGAGGCCGCCCGCGAACGGGTGGAATCGGCGGCGGCCAAGAGCATCGAGCGCGGCGCCACGGACGGCAACCTGGACGAAATGGTCTCGCGGCTGTCGGTGACGGTGGACTACGACGACTTCAAGGACCGCCAGCTGGTCATCGAGGCCGTCCCGGAGGACTGGGACCTGAAAGTCGCCTCGCTGCGCGGCATCGAGGAACGCCTGGCCGACGGCGCGTACGTCGCCTCCAACACCTCCTCCATCTCAGTCAACGCACTGGCCCGCGAGCTGGCGCGCCCGCAGAACTTCCTGGGGCTGCACTTCTTCAACCCGGTCCCGGCGTCAACCCTGATCGAGGTCGTCCTCGGCGAACACACCTCCGAGCCGCTGGCCCAGGCCGCCCGCGGCTGGGTCGAGGCGCTGGGCAAGACCGCCGTCGTCGTCAATGACGCCCCCGGCTTCGCCTCCTCCCGGCTCGGCGTCGCGATCGCGCTCGAGGCGATGCGCATGGTCGAGGAGGGCGTGGCGTCCGCGGAGGACATCGACAACGCCATGGTCCTGGGCTATAAGCACCCCACCGGACCGTTGCGGACCACGGACATCGTGGGCCTGGACGTCCGCCTCGGCATCGCCGAATACCTCGCCTCCACCCTGGGGGAGCGCTTCGCGCCGCCGCAGATCCTGCGCGACAAGGTGGCCCGCGGCGAACTCGGACGCAAATCCGGCAAGGGCTTCTTCGACTGGAGCAAGTGA
- a CDS encoding GNAT family N-acetyltransferase, with translation MTSLDRPAIAPITLTGKYVILEPLSPDHHDGLVEAARDGELWHLWYTSVPAPEQMAAEIERRLALQESGSMLPFTTRLLDPATGGPGRVIGMTTYMNIDAATPRVEIGSTWNAASVHGSGSNPDSKLLLLRHAFETLGCPAVEFRTHWLNHQSREAIARLGAKQDGVLRSHTRSADGALRDTVVYSILEHEWPMVRNALESRLAKRR, from the coding sequence GTGACTTCCCTGGACCGCCCCGCGATCGCTCCCATCACCCTGACCGGCAAATACGTCATCCTCGAGCCGCTGAGCCCGGACCACCACGACGGCCTCGTCGAGGCGGCCCGGGACGGCGAATTGTGGCACCTCTGGTACACCAGCGTGCCCGCGCCGGAGCAGATGGCCGCCGAGATTGAGCGGCGCCTGGCCCTGCAGGAGAGCGGCTCCATGCTGCCCTTCACCACGCGGCTGCTTGACCCCGCCACCGGCGGGCCGGGCCGCGTGATCGGCATGACCACCTACATGAACATCGACGCCGCCACGCCCCGGGTGGAGATCGGCTCCACCTGGAACGCGGCGTCCGTGCACGGCAGCGGCAGCAACCCGGATTCCAAGTTGCTGCTGCTGCGGCACGCCTTCGAAACGCTGGGCTGCCCCGCCGTCGAGTTCCGGACGCACTGGCTCAACCACCAGTCCCGCGAGGCGATCGCCCGGCTGGGCGCCAAGCAGGACGGAGTGCTCCGCAGCCACACCCGCAGTGCTGATGGCGCGTTGCGGGACACCGTGGTGTACTCCATCCTGGAACACGAGTGGCCGATGGTCCGGAACGCGCTGGAGTCCCGGCTGGCCAAGCGGCGCTAG
- a CDS encoding SGNH/GDSL hydrolase family protein, translating to MGTLKLRRRRTALAAGLAALAMAAGLAAAPAQAVDKTKYIALGDSYAAGQGAGEYKNDTCYRSDNSYAELAADTKAIKLVTNAACSGKTTQDVVNTQLLQLNTTTRLVTITAGGNNLGFGDIVTNCGSANPDLAPACARATATAMDLLVSGQLGRDVAAMIRSVQAAAPNAKIVVTGYPYLFDPLPAGLTDSMSQFIYQATFLADQLNEKIADAAGATNTQDRRVQYVDVRTEFAGHGILSPDDPWINGVTGNADSFHPNAKGYQAYYTALSAAQAYTAP from the coding sequence ATGGGAACTCTGAAACTTCGACGCCGTCGAACGGCCCTGGCTGCCGGTCTCGCCGCCCTGGCAATGGCAGCAGGTCTGGCAGCGGCCCCGGCGCAGGCCGTGGACAAGACCAAGTACATCGCGCTCGGCGACTCCTACGCCGCGGGCCAGGGCGCCGGTGAGTACAAGAACGATACTTGTTACCGCAGCGATAACAGCTATGCCGAGCTCGCGGCTGATACCAAGGCCATCAAGCTGGTCACGAACGCGGCCTGCAGCGGCAAGACGACGCAGGACGTCGTGAACACACAGCTGCTCCAGCTGAACACAACCACACGGCTGGTGACCATCACCGCCGGCGGCAACAACCTCGGGTTCGGGGACATCGTCACCAACTGCGGCTCTGCCAATCCCGACCTTGCTCCCGCGTGTGCTCGAGCCACCGCTACCGCGATGGACTTGCTCGTCAGCGGACAGCTGGGCCGTGATGTGGCCGCGATGATCCGGAGCGTGCAGGCGGCCGCGCCCAACGCCAAGATTGTGGTGACCGGCTACCCCTACCTCTTCGATCCGCTCCCCGCCGGCCTGACCGATTCGATGTCCCAATTCATCTACCAGGCCACCTTCCTGGCTGACCAACTGAACGAGAAAATCGCCGACGCCGCCGGGGCCACCAACACCCAGGACCGCCGGGTGCAGTACGTCGACGTCCGGACCGAGTTCGCCGGCCACGGCATTCTCTCACCCGACGACCCGTGGATTAACGGCGTCACCGGTAACGCAGATAGCTTCCACCCGAACGCCAAGGGCTACCAGGCGTACTACACAGCACTGAGCGCCGCACAGGCCTACACGGCACCCTAG
- a CDS encoding tyrosine-protein phosphatase: MQWDGAVNAWHVAGSVFRMGRREWLTDAGWQQAYDGGIRTVIDLRNPEEIRRRDTDPQVRPETLAAFDVVHAPTEDPGNSEFRELCVPYLNDPASYADNARIFPDKLAAVFRAVAAARGGVVIHCSAGRDRSGMIAAMLQDLAGAGEDAIAQGYERAMRGINEHHRVSGIPHPHERYLPEDALAPLLETRLESLLQFVRHVRTGDFLSHNGITDRERTAILAKLGR; this comes from the coding sequence ATGCAGTGGGACGGTGCGGTCAACGCCTGGCACGTTGCCGGCAGCGTGTTCCGGATGGGGCGCCGTGAATGGCTCACCGACGCCGGGTGGCAGCAGGCGTACGACGGCGGCATCCGGACGGTGATCGATCTCCGCAACCCGGAGGAGATCCGTCGCCGCGACACCGACCCCCAGGTGAGGCCGGAGACCCTGGCCGCGTTCGACGTCGTGCACGCCCCCACCGAGGACCCCGGCAACAGCGAGTTCCGCGAGCTCTGCGTTCCCTACCTGAATGATCCGGCGTCCTATGCGGACAATGCCCGGATCTTCCCGGACAAGCTGGCCGCGGTGTTCCGCGCCGTGGCGGCGGCGCGCGGCGGCGTCGTGATCCATTGTTCCGCCGGCCGGGACCGCAGCGGGATGATCGCGGCCATGCTCCAGGACCTCGCCGGAGCGGGCGAGGACGCCATCGCGCAGGGTTACGAGCGCGCCATGCGTGGGATCAACGAGCACCACCGGGTGTCTGGCATCCCGCATCCGCATGAGCGGTACCTGCCCGAGGACGCCCTTGCGCCGCTGCTCGAAACGCGGCTGGAAAGCCTGCTGCAGTTTGTTCGGCATGTGAGGACCGGGGATTTCCTAAGCCACAATGGCATAACGGACCGGGAGCGGACTGCCATTCTCGCCAAATTGGGGCGCTAG